The nucleotide window ACCATCTTCGTCGCGGTAACGTCGTACAACTagacaaataatatttgatttccGACGATCTGTTCTCAGCCTCAGTGCTTTTTTGGCCGATCGTGCAACGATTGGTCGCCTTTTGGAGTCCTTGATGCGTAACATTGCAGTTCCATCCCCACGCATGACATTGTAATTATAGTAGGAAGCACAAAAGATCGAAATAACTTAGTATCCTGCCAATTCGGCGAACGTGGAGTCCATCTCGTCGGCGAGTGACTTGTATCTATCCTTGTTGATGCCCAATTCGTCTGGAAAAGttgataaaataatcgaattgctgatatatttccttctttgATTTTAGTAACATTTTACATCTAACGACTCGTTTTACATCTAATCAAGAACGATCCTACGAATTTTCTACTTGATTCTTGTGCATTTGCCCGGTAAACAGTTGCACTTCGTTCAGAATTGGAAACGTTTCGGGTAACTCGGTTCAACGAGCTTTCGTTTACCGGTCAAGCACGGTTCGATACACTACTTATTTTAATGAACCTAAGTCACAGTTTGCAATTAATGTGAACATAGAGATCATCAGAGTTTGTTCGCTATTGAAAGTATGTTAACCCCTACGCAAAAAGAAGTTATATTAGATGGAAATGTTATGATGCAACGACATTCAtcctaaagaaaaaaaaaaaaaaaaaaagaaaagaaaaagaataaaagcaCACTTATAGCTTGATCAAAATATAGGAATGTCGTACAACGTGGTGTATGTCAGTGTGCTCGTACAATTCGAAATTGTACACAAAATGCATCGTGTGAAAGGAAATGTTAAACGAAGCGGTTAATACTTTATCACTTTACTCGAAGCATGTAAGTATCGTGAGGTATAGTATACCTTTGCAGGAGTCTAAGACAAAACAGTTTTACAAGGGATTGGTAAATGTACCTGACGTACGACGGCCCACATAAACGTGCGAagctttttgttttattttattctgttaaGTGCCTTGTGTGTGTATGTTCATGTGTTCTTGTACGCGTATATTAATAGACAATGCTTAACGTAAACGACAAGTACTAATTAATCTGTTCTTATAAAAAAACTAAGCAAAGCGCTCCCAAATCGGACGATTGAAACAGTGATCGgatagcaaataaaaaaagaaaaaagaagagaaatcgCAAGAGAATTAAATCGAACGGAACTTTAAACATGAACGATgatcgataaaaaagaatgataTTTTCGGTTTTACATGAGCGTGAGAACGcaagaaaaaaagcaaaaaaaaaaaaaaaaaacggagaATGCACTTTTAACATCTTCCTTGTTGGTTTTTCGGtcgtaaaaagtaaaaattacgCCCAAATTTGGAAGCTATTGCAgcggaaaagaagaaaaaatcagCTAAAGCGGAAAAGTATCTTTGAAAGAGAGAAGATAACGATACAGAAATAGCTAAATATGTTTCGTGTACAGgaataaacgagaaaatttgaaacgactatggatgatatttttttttttttttttagtagcCAGAAAGCTCAGAGAATGTCTTGTCCAATTCTTCGCAAATCGTTTTGCGTTTCTCCTTCTGCTGGTGCAATATGTCTGCAAAGAAAATCAGTTGCGTTGCACGATAAAGTGTCGCTTGTTAACGCGGATATCTATTAACGAACACTACCTTCGCAATCTCTGTAACTATAAGGAAATTTATGCGAGTAAAAatggatatattttttttaaatcactcTCTTACTCATACTCAGTGGAAAGTCGCGGCTCGACTAAATTTATCAACGTAacttgaaaatattcgtaataattaatcgaCTTGCGACGTGTGCAGCATTTACTAAAGTGTGTTTGACGTTATTCAAGGTTGACAAATTGGCCACGAGTCTTTGATTCCATTCCAGTAGAATTGAATAACGGAAGCGTTGCTGTCAATTTGCCAAATTACGTCAGACACCCGTTTAGATTCGGTGCAAAGTACTCTGAGATCACTCTGCAGCAACGGAGtagtaaatatttgtaaagaaataaattcgttccttatttaagaaaatacgCTGCTTAAACGGTGTTAATCCAGTAAAGAGGGTGTTAGAACGAAAGGAAATCATTTCGACTTTACCTTCGAGCCTGTCGACCTCCTTCTGGAGTTTCTTAACAGTTTTCTCAGCAAATTCGGCACGAGCTTCAGCTTCCTTTAGTTTCACTGTTAAGGTCTTGAGCTGACGCTTGAACTCCTCGACTCTTTGATTAGCCTAATCGAATCCAGTCAGTCAAATTGTTTATCCGAAATGCGTTCTCAAACACCGTGAAAAATCGACAAACTCACCTTCTCTTCGGATACTTCCAAAGATTTCAAGCTGTTACCGACCACTTTAAGTTCCTCTTCAAGCTCCATGATCTTGCTGTAACGTTGCAAATAGTACGTTTTAagtaaaaacaattatttacgAGTAGACTgtgaatttttcatattgttGTAAGTAATTAGAATAAAACGGAGATTCGTTTCactttctaaaatttatgatGCGAGTACTCACTCTACCGTTGTAGATTCTAAGGATTCTTATGGATTCTATCGCATCGTTAAGTTTTATGTAAACACGTAGAAAGCAGCAATCTATTTACGAATAACATTCCTCGGGGGCAACTTACGCTTCACCAGACTTGACTCGATCCTCAGCGACTTCCAACTCGTCTTCAACAAAGGCCAGCTTTCGCGATACTTCGTCCGATTTCCCATCAGCGTCCTCGGCAAGCAGACGCGCTTCTTTCAGTTGATTCGTCAGCTGATCCATCCTCTCTTCATCCTGTTGCGCGCGGTTTTCCAATACTTTGCACATACTGCAATTATGTTCGTTAACATAATTCCGTCTCTACCTATCGTACAATAGTTTCACTATTGACTTTCTCAACATTTACCGGCTAGATTCGTCGGCAGCCTGAGAAGCTTCGGCCAACTTGGCAGTGGCAGTGTTCAATCGTTCCTCGGATCTCTCCAAGTCCTCCTCAATCAATTGTACTTTTCGGTTCAGAGCGGCGACCTCGGATTCGGCCTGAAATTAGAAAGCTCTCGTGACTCATTGGCCTTTTAAAAAAAGGGGAGCACAGGGCGAAACAGATGATCCCTCGTGTTACGAGGCACCATAGCTAGCGTAAAACTGCGTCACACTGAGTCATCGATCTTAAAACGAAGGTATAAAACTAcggtataaatataaataaaatttctcggCGAAAAATTGACTTGGACCTGGTCCAAGGTAAACTGGAGCAATGACAGAACTAGGGCGAAATCCTTAATCGTAACAGACTAACGGAAACATTAGGTTACTCACGTTAGTCAGagctttctctttttcttcgagaTCCTTGTTGGCCTGATCCAGGGCTTGTTTATTGGCTTGAAGGTCGGCTTCAACCTGGGTAAGCTTCTTTTGTAATTCACCTACTTCCTCGTTGACCTTATCCGCACGCATATTCGCCTCCTTTGCCTGTCCTTCACAGGCATCGGCTTTATCCATCGCATTATCCTTTTCAAGCTTCATCGCTTGCATCTTCTTCTTGATCGCGTCCATGGTGGCGGCCTTTTTCTTTTGCCGGCTTCCTTCAAGAAACTATCGAGTTCACTGAAATTTTCCATGATCCTTTCTCTTAACGATTGATCGAACACCGCTTCTAGTGGTCTCTCTGATTAGAcgttaaaaatttcgaaacacTTGAAACGTGGCAATCGATGTTTGTCTGTTCGATGAAACAGCATAAACTTCGATTTCCCGATGTTAGTGGAATTATATCAACGGGTTTAATCTTGACAGACAAATCAGATTATCGATTTCAGATAAATAGCAAGGGGTCTTTGTTCTTCTACGACGCGATAATCGTCTCGtagaaatatatcttttacacTTGCGAGGAGATTTATATAGAAGTTACGAGTCACTCACTGTGAACATACACTTGATAGAAAATTAGTATACGTTTTACAGTCTTAAATACGTAATCAGCGTCAAAAAATGGGCTCATTCGATATAATAGTTAATTGaccgtttaaatatttcgatgaaCTCTATGAAATACACgttctaaatatatatctcgtaatttctatatacattttcggttttgtttcaAGCTACGTCAACGTAATCATGACAATTGCCTCTAcagcgctaatgaaatttcgaaaggtTTTGTATGACacgtatatacaatatatgaaGACAACAGGGTAAGAAGAATTATAAATCacattttatatcttattgttaTATATCTTTGAACTTAGCAAATTCTCTGCTCTTTTAATTGcgtattttatgttaaaataccCTTCCCAGACATAAGGCGCTATCGAAATCAAAAGACCAACAAGAATGCGACGCTACCTCCTGTGATCTTCATATTCATACATGGTCTCTACATGAATTCGAATACTTTGATGATCCACCGTATACATATGTTTCACGGCTGTGACTCGTCATCGTTTTAACCCTGAAAATAAACGGATGGGTCCGCGAATAAAGTAGGCGATGGGCTTGCATATTTTCACGATCGTAGGGAGTTCTGCGAGTCATAATCCGGCAGATGATACCGTCCGGCTTCGCGATGACGAGGAACGGGGCACATCGGTGCGTCTACGGAAATAGCATCCATAGGCAGGCTCTATAAATATGCGCGGAACGACGAGGAGAGGACGGCGGCCGACGTTAGTGAGGCCGCGAGGCGAGGAGTCCAAAAAGCACGAGCGTAACCCAGAAGAACGGGCTTTACTTGGCCGCCACCGACGACCGACATTCGATCTAACTGCCGCGTATTaatagcatttacgaaatcaTCGTCGCCACCTCGCGATCTCGCGGTTCGATCCTGCATATTCGGTTCTTGGGATTTGTCAAGCTATaggaaatgtttttttttttatttcactcgTTATTCCCAATTTTTCCAATTGGAAGCACATAGACCAAGACCCGATTAGCCTTTTAATTGTGAATAGAGTAAAGAATTTATACAGTGCACCTCGTATGaacagatatataaaatatacaaagtagaAGTACTTGCGATGATGTTTAACCGAACACGCTGAATCTGATCT belongs to Bombus pascuorum chromosome 10, iyBomPasc1.1, whole genome shotgun sequence and includes:
- the LOC132911295 gene encoding tropomyosin-1 isoform X1 produces the protein MDAIKKKMQAMKLEKDNAMDKADACEGQAKEANMRADKVNEEVGELQKKLTQVEADLQANKQALDQANKDLEEKEKALTNAESEVAALNRKVQLIEEDLERSEERLNTATAKLAEASQAADESSRMCKVLENRAQQDEERMDQLTNQLKEARLLAEDADGKSDEVSRKLAFVEDELEVAEDRVKSGEAKIMELEEELKVVGNSLKSLEVSEEKANQRVEEFKRQLKTLTVKLKEAEARAEFAEKTVKKLQKEVDRLEDELGINKDRYKSLADEMDSTFAELAGY
- the LOC132911295 gene encoding tropomyosin-1 isoform X2, which gives rise to MDAIKKKMQAMKLEKDNAMDKADACEGQAKEANMRADKVNEEVGELQKKLTQVEADLQANKQALDQANKDLEEKEKALTNAESEVAALNRKVQLIEEDLERSEERLNTATAKLAEASQAADESSRMCKVLENRAQQDEERMDQLTNQLKEARLLAEDADGKSDEVSRKLAFVEDELEVAEDRVKSGEAKIMELEEELKVVGNSLKSLEVSEEKANQRVEEFKRQLKTLTVKLKEAEARAEFAEKTVKKLQKEVDRLEDILHQQKEKRKTICEELDKTFSELSGY